A window of the Procambarus clarkii isolate CNS0578487 chromosome 79, FALCON_Pclarkii_2.0, whole genome shotgun sequence genome harbors these coding sequences:
- the LOC138357634 gene encoding putative per-hexamer repeat protein 5: MAVRGGKIHGCDVYVGVGREVYGGGRAGDIRSGAGPGTFPGSGAGPGTFPGSGAGPGTFPGSGAGPGTFPGSGAGPGTFPGSGAGPGTFPGSGAGPGTFPGSGAGPGTFPGSGAGPGTFPGSGAGPGTFPGSGAGPGTFPGSGAGPGTIPGYEDGPGTTPGNEDGPGTAPGSGDGPGTAPGSGDGPGTAPGSGDGPGTAPGSGDGPGTTPGSGDGPGTTPGNEDGPGTAPGSGDGPGTAPGSGDGPGTTPGNGDVPGTTPGNDDVPGTTPGNDDVPGTTPRAVTMTLAPSRIQKLPAIVKSHLVHTT, translated from the exons ATGGCAGTTCGCGGCGGGAAAATTCATGGCTGTGATGTTTATGTTGGTGTGGGGAGGGAAGTATATGGTGGTGGCCGCGCCGGTGATATCC GGAGTGGTGCTGGTCCTGGCACCTTCCCAGGGAGTGGTGCTGGCCCTGGCACCTTCCCAGGGAGTGGTGCTGGCCCTGGCACCTTCCCAGGGAGTGGTGCTGGCCCTGGCACCTTCCCAGGGAGTGGTGCTGGCCCTGGCACCTTCCCAGGGAGTGGTGCTGGCCCTGGCACCTTCCCAGGGAGTGGTGCTGGCCCTGGCACCTTCCCAGGGAGTGGTGCTGGCCCTGGCACCTTCCCAGGGAGTGGTGCTGGCCCTGGCACCTTCCCAGGGAGTGGTGCTGGCCCTGGCACCTTCCCAGGGAGTGGTGCTGGCCCTGGCACCTTCCCAGGGAGTGGTGCTGGCCCTGGCACCATCCCAGGGTATGAAGACGGTCCTGGCACCACCCCGGGGAATGAGGATGGTCCTGGCACCGCCCCGGGGAGTGGTGATGGTCCTGGCACTGCCCCGGGGAGTGGTGATGGTCCTGGCACTGCCCCGGGGAGTGGTGATGGTCCTGGCACCGCCCCGGGGAGTGGTGATGGTCCTGGCACCACCCCGGGGAGTGGTGATGGTCCTGGCACCACCCCGGGGAATGAGGATGGTCCTGGCACTGCCCCGGGGAGTGGTGATGGTCCTGGCACTGCCCCGGGGAGTGGTGATGGTCCTGGCACCACCCCGGGGAATGGTGACGTCCCTGGCACCAccccggggaatgatgacgtccctggcaccaccccggggaatgatgacgtccctGGCACCACCCCGAGGGCAGTAACGATGACCCTGGCACCCAGTAGGATCCAAAAACTACCTGCCATTGTGAAGTCACACCTTGTGCACACCACATAG